The following are encoded together in the Flavobacterium haoranii genome:
- a CDS encoding M23 family metallopeptidase — MSKVKYYYDSENLAYRKIETKRRKKFAYIMLFLLSSALFGFLCLVALINTPYFETPKDKILTSELENMKINYQLLNKKVEVMDEALTAIEERDNNIYRIYFNTSPISDEERKSGFGGINRYKDLEGFNNSELVINTSKKVDRLMKELAIQSKSLNEIVELGKQKEKLLAAIPAIQPVKNEDLKRMASGYGYRSDPFTKIRKFHYGMDFTAKTGTPVFASGDGVVLKADNSLSGYGNHIEINHGYGYVTLYAHLSKYNCRPGQRVKRGDIIGYVGSTGRSEAPHLHYEVIKNGEKVNPINFYYGSISAEEYIAISKLANQENQSLD; from the coding sequence CTAAGGTAAAATATTATTACGATTCTGAAAATTTAGCCTATAGAAAAATTGAAACGAAACGACGTAAGAAGTTTGCCTACATTATGCTTTTTTTACTTTCTTCGGCTTTGTTTGGCTTTTTGTGTTTGGTAGCGCTTATAAACACGCCTTATTTTGAAACTCCAAAAGATAAAATTTTAACGAGTGAATTAGAAAACATGAAAATTAACTACCAACTTTTAAATAAAAAAGTTGAAGTTATGGATGAAGCTTTGACAGCAATTGAAGAAAGAGATAACAATATTTACAGAATTTACTTTAATACTTCTCCAATTTCTGACGAAGAACGTAAATCGGGTTTTGGTGGAATTAATCGCTATAAAGATTTAGAAGGTTTTAATAATTCTGAATTGGTAATTAATACATCTAAAAAAGTAGACCGATTGATGAAAGAATTGGCCATTCAATCGAAATCGTTAAATGAAATTGTAGAATTAGGAAAACAAAAAGAAAAACTTTTGGCTGCAATTCCTGCAATACAACCTGTAAAAAATGAAGATTTAAAACGAATGGCCTCGGGTTATGGATACAGAAGTGACCCGTTTACTAAAATTAGAAAATTCCACTACGGAATGGATTTTACTGCTAAAACTGGAACTCCGGTATTTGCTAGTGGAGATGGCGTTGTTTTAAAAGCCGACAATTCATTGTCGGGCTATGGTAATCATATAGAAATAAATCATGGTTATGGCTATGTAACTTTGTATGCCCATTTAAGCAAATATAATTGTCGCCCTGGACAGCGTGTAAAGAGAGGAGATATAATAGGCTATGTAGGAAGTACTGGTCGAAGTGAAGCTCCACATTTACATTATGAAGTAATTAAAAATGGAGAAAAAGTAAATCCGATTAATTTCTATTATGGAAGTATTTCGGCTGAGGAATATATAGCAATTTCAAAACTTGCCAACCAAGAAAACCAATCTTTAGACTAA
- a CDS encoding MerR family transcriptional regulator, whose amino-acid sequence MHLDLPEGKLYYSIGEIATAFNVNASLIRFWEKEFDILKPKKNAKGNRKFTPEDVKNLQLIYHLVKERGFTLEGAKTHLKENQKKTLDKFEIIRKLETIKSQLIELKNQL is encoded by the coding sequence ATGCATTTAGACTTACCAGAAGGAAAATTATACTATAGTATAGGAGAAATTGCTACTGCATTTAATGTAAATGCATCGCTAATACGTTTTTGGGAAAAAGAATTTGATATTTTAAAACCAAAAAAGAACGCAAAAGGAAATAGAAAATTTACACCCGAAGATGTAAAAAATCTACAATTAATTTATCATTTGGTTAAAGAACGTGGTTTTACTTTAGAAGGAGCAAAAACTCATTTAAAAGAAAATCAGAAAAAAACTTTAGACAAGTTTGAAATCATTAGAAAATTAGAAACAATTAAATCACAATTAATAGAACTTAAAAATCAACTTTAA
- a CDS encoding LemA family protein — protein MRKFAPLLIILGLAAILFFWYIGIKNGAVRENQAVSKEWGNVETAYQRRNDLIGNLVKTVKGAADFEKSTLEAVINARAKATSTTIDPSNITPEQLQQFQQAQGGLNSALSRLLVTVEKYPDLKANQNFLKLQDELASTENQILTARTRFNEAVQQYNNYILIFPNSMFLGNYKEKPYFESEKGAEKPVDVEFDFGTNEKAATE, from the coding sequence ATGAGAAAATTTGCACCATTATTAATAATCTTAGGTTTAGCTGCAATTTTATTTTTTTGGTATATTGGAATAAAAAATGGAGCGGTTCGTGAAAACCAAGCCGTTTCTAAAGAATGGGGTAATGTAGAAACTGCTTACCAACGTAGAAATGACCTTATTGGTAACTTAGTTAAAACTGTTAAAGGAGCTGCTGATTTTGAAAAATCGACTTTAGAAGCTGTAATTAACGCTAGAGCAAAAGCTACTTCTACAACAATCGATCCATCTAATATTACACCAGAACAATTGCAACAATTTCAACAAGCTCAAGGAGGTTTAAATAGTGCTCTATCTCGTTTATTAGTAACTGTAGAAAAATATCCTGATTTAAAAGCAAATCAAAATTTCTTAAAATTACAAGACGAATTAGCAAGTACAGAAAATCAAATTTTAACAGCTCGTACTCGTTTTAATGAAGCGGTTCAACAATACAACAATTACATTTTAATTTTCCCTAATTCAATGTTTTTAGGAAATTATAAAGAAAAACCATATTTCGAATCTGAAAAAGGTGCTGAAAAACCTGTAGATGTAGAATTCGATTTTGGTACTAACGAAAAAGCAGCTACAGAATAA
- a CDS encoding TPM domain-containing protein produces the protein MSQTEDFLTKAEEQAIVEAIVEAEKNTSGEIRVHLEEHSEKDPLVRAQEVFFTLNMQNTKARNGVLIYIGVKDKKLAILGDEGINNLVEADFWDCTKDVIITHFKEGKYKLGLVEGILKAGEQLKKYFPYQSDDTNELSNEISRG, from the coding sequence ATGTCGCAAACCGAAGATTTTTTAACAAAAGCTGAAGAACAAGCCATTGTTGAAGCCATTGTTGAAGCCGAAAAAAACACTTCGGGTGAAATTCGTGTGCATTTAGAAGAACATTCAGAAAAAGATCCTCTTGTGCGTGCGCAAGAGGTTTTCTTCACTTTAAATATGCAAAACACTAAAGCTCGAAACGGAGTTTTAATTTACATTGGAGTAAAAGACAAAAAACTAGCTATTCTTGGCGATGAAGGCATTAACAACTTAGTGGAAGCCGATTTTTGGGATTGCACTAAAGATGTTATTATTACTCATTTTAAAGAAGGAAAATACAAACTTGGTTTAGTAGAAGGTATTTTAAAAGCTGGGGAACAATTAAAAAAATATTTCCCTTATCAGTCTGATGATACTAACGAACTTTCAAACGAAATATCTAGAGGATAA
- a CDS encoding DUF808 domain-containing protein, with translation MASGFFAVLDDIASLMDDVASASKIATQKTAGILGDDLAVNAEKATGFLASREIPVLWAITKGSFLNKIIIVPLALTLNAYFPIAIKFILIFGGIFLAYEGAEKIIEFLFHRNKEEETTVLVETTNAEDEEKAKIKSAITTDFILSVEIVIIALGTVLDQSLNVQIITVSVVAFLATIGVYGIVALIVRMDDFGFKLIKQSNNTGFLTSLGNTLVKALPYVIKFLGFIGTIALILVAGGIFAHNIDYFHHFLPQIPATLKEVILGLTIGTLAFLIISLTKKTIQLAKK, from the coding sequence ATGGCTTCAGGATTTTTTGCCGTATTAGATGACATTGCTTCTTTAATGGATGATGTTGCTTCGGCAAGTAAAATTGCAACACAAAAGACAGCGGGAATATTAGGTGATGATTTGGCAGTAAATGCTGAAAAAGCAACTGGATTTTTAGCATCAAGAGAAATTCCTGTATTATGGGCAATTACAAAAGGTTCTTTTTTAAACAAAATTATAATAGTTCCTTTAGCTCTAACACTAAATGCTTATTTCCCAATTGCAATTAAATTTATTTTAATTTTTGGCGGAATTTTCTTGGCTTATGAAGGTGCTGAAAAAATTATCGAATTTCTTTTTCATAGAAATAAAGAGGAAGAAACAACAGTATTAGTGGAAACTACAAATGCTGAAGACGAAGAGAAGGCAAAAATTAAATCGGCAATTACAACTGATTTTATATTATCGGTAGAAATTGTAATCATAGCTTTAGGAACAGTTTTAGACCAAAGTTTAAATGTTCAAATTATAACAGTTTCTGTGGTTGCTTTCTTAGCTACTATTGGTGTTTACGGAATTGTAGCACTAATTGTAAGAATGGATGATTTTGGTTTTAAATTAATCAAACAATCAAACAACACAGGTTTTCTAACTTCTTTAGGTAACACTTTGGTTAAAGCTTTACCTTATGTCATTAAGTTTTTAGGTTTTATAGGAACTATTGCTTTAATACTAGTTGCAGGTGGAATTTTTGCTCATAATATTGATTATTTTCATCATTTTTTACCGCAAATTCCTGCTACATTAAAAGAAGTAATTTTAGGATTAACCATAGGAACATTAGCTTTCTTAATTATTAGTCTCACAAAAAAGACAATTCAATTAGCAAAAAAATAA
- the der gene encoding ribosome biogenesis GTPase Der — MNNIVAIVGRPNVGKSTFFNRLIKRRDAIVDSVSGVTRDRNYGKSEWNGKEFSVIDTGGYIVGSDDVFEGEIRRQVELAIDEADAILFVVDVEEGITPMDDTVAKLLRKVTKPVILVVNKVDNAMRAADAVEFYSLGLGEYFTISGMNGSGTGELLDKLVEVLPEMPEVEEEENPLPRFTVVGRPNAGKSSFINALIGEDRFVVTDIAGTTRDAIDTTYNRFGFEFKLVDTAGIRRKAKVKEDLEFYSVMRSVRAIEHSDVCILMIDATRGFESQDQNIFWLAQKNRKGVVILVNKWDLVDKDTNSAKEYEAIIRKEIEPFTDVPIIFVSALTKQRLLKALEMAVEVYENRKQRIATSKFNETMLPIIEHTPPPAIKGKYIKIKYCMQLPTPTPQFVFFANLPQYVKDPYKRFIENKLRDIYNFSGVPIDIYFRQK, encoded by the coding sequence ATGAACAATATTGTAGCCATAGTAGGAAGACCTAATGTTGGAAAATCAACTTTTTTTAACCGATTAATTAAGCGTCGCGATGCCATTGTAGACTCGGTAAGTGGTGTTACAAGAGATCGTAATTATGGAAAAAGTGAATGGAATGGAAAAGAGTTTTCAGTAATTGATACTGGTGGATATATCGTAGGTTCTGATGATGTTTTTGAAGGAGAAATCCGCCGTCAAGTAGAATTAGCTATTGACGAAGCAGATGCTATTTTATTTGTTGTAGATGTTGAAGAAGGTATTACACCAATGGATGATACTGTTGCAAAATTATTGCGTAAAGTTACCAAACCTGTTATTTTGGTAGTTAACAAAGTTGATAATGCTATGCGTGCAGCAGATGCGGTAGAATTTTATTCTTTAGGTTTAGGAGAATATTTTACAATTTCTGGAATGAACGGAAGTGGAACAGGTGAACTTTTAGATAAATTAGTTGAGGTTTTACCAGAAATGCCTGAAGTTGAAGAAGAAGAAAATCCGTTACCAAGATTTACAGTGGTAGGAAGACCAAATGCAGGTAAGTCTTCTTTTATTAACGCTTTAATTGGAGAAGATCGTTTTGTAGTAACTGATATTGCAGGAACAACTCGCGATGCTATCGATACAACTTATAACCGTTTTGGTTTCGAATTCAAATTAGTAGATACAGCAGGAATTCGTAGAAAAGCAAAAGTAAAAGAAGATTTAGAATTCTATTCGGTAATGCGATCGGTTCGTGCTATTGAACATTCTGATGTTTGTATCTTAATGATTGATGCAACAAGAGGATTTGAAAGTCAAGATCAAAATATATTTTGGTTGGCACAAAAGAATCGTAAAGGTGTTGTTATTTTAGTAAACAAATGGGATTTAGTAGATAAAGACACCAATAGTGCAAAAGAATATGAAGCAATAATTAGAAAAGAAATAGAACCTTTTACTGATGTGCCTATTATTTTCGTTTCTGCTTTAACAAAACAACGTTTATTAAAAGCTTTAGAAATGGCAGTTGAAGTCTACGAAAATAGAAAGCAACGTATTGCTACTTCTAAGTTCAATGAAACAATGTTGCCTATTATAGAACACACTCCGCCGCCAGCAATTAAAGGAAAATATATTAAAATTAAATATTGTATGCAATTGCCAACACCAACACCTCAGTTTGTGTTTTTTGCTAACTTGCCTCAGTATGTTAAAGATCCGTATAAAAGATTTATTGAAAATAAATTACGTGATATTTATAATTTTTCGGGGGTACCAATTGATATTTATTTCAGACAGAAGTAA
- a CDS encoding TonB-dependent receptor: MNLFNKMVVLGAIVSSAVSYSQEIKNDTVTKVNYLKEVEVTATSNTNKTILSQPQSISKLGEKELNRSTGLFLDDAINTNVPGVNMQRRTVSAGQQFNIRGYGNGVRGTNGTNSNFDTQGTKVYLNNIPVTDAEGITLMDDLDFSSIGNVEVVKGPSGSLYGLAIAGVVNLKTIQPELNKFSLAQNTLFGSYGLKRLTTQAQIGGKNGALLVNYGNQKYDGFMKHTASSKDFVNIFGTTTISEKQKVNAYLGYSDSYDERNGELTREQYEDFDYSGNPNYIKNDAHSHVVSFRGGLNHDYQFTKNIGNSFSVFGSSVTSDVSSAGGWTDKSALNYGFRTAFNLNFDLGTAFKLSGITGTEMQQQNSQAISYAMTTNTADPDGYNIIGTQRSNRYSISKTNHLFTEWTLNMPYDFSVTAGVGSSYMGIESQDRMSPSTLTASYKDMISPKFAINKVFNKAVSVYASFNKGYKAPVSSYFYIPYTGEVNKDLKAEVGTQFEIGSKGNLLHNKLTYELAVFQTNFKDKMTSVAVPDATNTATLYSYVVNAGEQVHKGIEASVKYELITAENGFFKSVSPFANVTYSDFKYKDYIYQRAYNTSFDFSNEKVLGTPPVVFNAGVDFAIKYGLYGNVTYNYRDAMFYSYVPESNATDPYTKVHYETASYSLLNAKLGYQRNITNHLSLDATFGVNNITNTQYYQMVFSNQLPDAYIPAPYNATFFGGLNLKYTF; this comes from the coding sequence ATGAATTTATTCAATAAAATGGTAGTTCTTGGAGCTATCGTTAGTTCGGCTGTGAGTTATAGTCAAGAAATAAAAAACGACACGGTTACTAAAGTAAACTATTTAAAAGAAGTTGAAGTAACTGCCACTTCAAATACAAATAAAACTATTCTAAGTCAGCCACAATCTATTTCTAAACTTGGAGAAAAAGAGTTGAATAGAAGTACTGGTTTGTTCTTAGATGATGCTATCAATACAAATGTTCCAGGAGTAAATATGCAAAGAAGAACAGTTTCTGCTGGTCAACAATTTAACATTCGTGGATATGGTAACGGAGTTAGAGGTACAAATGGTACCAATAGTAACTTTGACACTCAAGGAACAAAAGTATATTTAAACAATATTCCAGTAACAGATGCAGAAGGTATTACGTTAATGGATGATTTAGATTTTTCATCAATTGGAAATGTAGAAGTTGTAAAAGGACCGTCAGGTTCATTATATGGTTTAGCTATTGCTGGTGTTGTAAACTTAAAAACAATCCAGCCAGAGTTAAACAAATTCTCACTAGCTCAAAATACTTTATTTGGTAGTTATGGATTAAAAAGATTAACTACTCAAGCTCAAATTGGAGGAAAAAATGGCGCTTTGTTAGTAAATTACGGAAACCAAAAATATGATGGTTTTATGAAACATACTGCTTCAAGCAAAGATTTTGTAAACATTTTTGGCACTACTACTATTAGCGAAAAACAAAAAGTTAATGCTTATTTAGGATATAGTGATAGTTATGATGAAAGAAATGGTGAGTTAACAAGAGAACAATACGAAGATTTTGATTATTCTGGCAATCCAAATTACATAAAAAACGACGCACATTCGCATGTAGTAAGCTTTAGAGGTGGTTTAAACCACGATTATCAATTTACTAAAAACATTGGAAATTCATTCTCTGTTTTTGGTTCAAGTGTAACAAGCGACGTAAGTTCTGCTGGTGGTTGGACAGATAAATCGGCATTAAATTATGGGTTTAGAACTGCTTTCAATTTAAATTTTGACTTAGGAACTGCTTTTAAACTTTCTGGAATTACTGGAACTGAAATGCAACAACAAAACTCACAAGCTATTAGTTATGCCATGACAACTAATACAGCAGATCCTGACGGTTATAATATTATTGGTACACAAAGAAGTAACAGATATTCTATTTCAAAAACGAATCATTTGTTTACAGAATGGACATTAAATATGCCTTATGATTTTTCTGTTACTGCAGGAGTTGGAAGCAGTTATATGGGAATTGAATCGCAAGACAGAATGAGTCCAAGTACTTTAACTGCGTCTTATAAAGATATGATATCGCCTAAGTTTGCAATTAATAAAGTTTTCAATAAAGCTGTTTCTGTATATGCTTCATTTAACAAAGGTTACAAAGCTCCAGTGAGTTCTTATTTTTACATTCCTTACACAGGAGAAGTAAATAAAGATTTAAAAGCAGAGGTTGGAACTCAATTTGAAATTGGTTCGAAAGGTAATTTATTACACAACAAATTGACTTACGAATTAGCAGTTTTCCAAACAAATTTCAAAGACAAAATGACTTCAGTAGCTGTGCCAGATGCTACTAATACAGCAACTTTATATTCTTATGTTGTAAATGCTGGAGAACAAGTTCATAAAGGAATAGAAGCTTCTGTAAAATATGAATTAATTACTGCTGAAAATGGATTCTTTAAAAGTGTAAGTCCGTTTGCAAATGTTACTTATTCAGATTTTAAATACAAAGACTACATCTATCAAAGAGCTTATAATACTTCTTTTGATTTTTCAAATGAAAAAGTTTTAGGAACACCTCCAGTAGTTTTTAATGCTGGTGTTGATTTTGCTATTAAATATGGTTTATATGGAAATGTAACTTATAATTATAGAGATGCTATGTTCTACAGTTATGTTCCAGAATCAAACGCTACTGATCCATATACAAAAGTTCATTATGAAACAGCTAGTTATAGTTTGTTAAATGCTAAATTAGGTTACCAAAGAAATATTACAAACCACTTATCATTAGATGCTACATTTGGTGTAAACAATATTACTAATACGCAATATTACCAAATGGTATTCTCTAACCAGTTACCAGATGCTTATATACCAGCACCTTATAATGCAACTTTCTTTGGCGGATTAAATTTAAAATATACATTCTAA
- a CDS encoding heme/hemin ABC transporter substrate-binding protein: MKTIKYLVLLLVVSSCERFSKEDKKQEATTRIVCIAKQYNEIICALGAQKDLVAVDVSSTYPAELKELPAVGYHRALSLEAILANKPTIIIEDDNIGPETVVDQLKKLKVPMKQFGKYEQTIAGADSLIHEMGRYFKREKAADSLCVKLKKEFDAAIEKTNSFTKKPRVLVIHYGQASNVYLVMTKNSTGGKMLEWAGGEIAIDEEKGMKHLSPELVAAANPDVILITDFGYDKLAGSYEKIGELPGVSSTKAYKDKKIYRIEEHDLVYLGPRTGQNIQLIQKLIHQ, translated from the coding sequence ATGAAAACTATAAAATATTTAGTATTGTTGCTTGTTGTTTCGAGTTGCGAAAGGTTTTCTAAGGAAGACAAAAAGCAAGAAGCTACTACAAGAATTGTTTGTATTGCAAAGCAATATAATGAAATTATTTGTGCATTAGGCGCTCAAAAAGATTTAGTTGCTGTAGATGTATCGAGTACTTATCCGGCTGAATTAAAAGAATTACCAGCAGTTGGTTATCATAGAGCATTGAGTTTGGAAGCTATTTTAGCTAACAAACCAACTATTATAATTGAAGATGATAATATTGGTCCGGAAACTGTGGTTGATCAATTAAAGAAGTTGAAAGTTCCGATGAAGCAATTTGGTAAGTATGAACAAACCATTGCAGGAGCCGATTCTCTAATTCATGAAATGGGTCGTTATTTTAAAAGAGAAAAAGCGGCTGATTCTCTTTGTGTTAAGTTGAAAAAAGAATTTGATGCAGCTATTGAAAAAACAAATTCTTTTACAAAAAAACCTAGAGTATTAGTAATTCATTACGGACAAGCTTCAAATGTGTATTTAGTAATGACTAAAAATAGTACTGGTGGTAAAATGTTAGAATGGGCTGGTGGCGAAATTGCTATTGATGAAGAAAAAGGAATGAAACATCTTTCTCCTGAACTTGTAGCAGCTGCAAACCCTGATGTGATTTTAATTACCGATTTTGGTTATGATAAACTGGCTGGTTCTTATGAAAAAATAGGAGAACTTCCTGGAGTTTCAAGTACAAAAGCATACAAAGACAAGAAAATTTACAGAATAGAAGAACATGATTTGGTGTATTTAGGTCCAAGAACAGGTCAAAACATTCAACTTATTCAAAAATTAATTCATCAATAA
- a CDS encoding FecCD family ABC transporter permease — protein sequence MFFTKRDSFLLITLLLLLVVVFLLSIGLGAVKISLDEILSSFSNFFYGNEFTTLNERIFIDIRLPRSVLSVLVGATLAVGGILVQALFRNPIVEPGLIGTSSGAAFGASFFIVLGNTFAFATNNISLPLIACIGGIIGTFLVFSLSKINGNNNSVTVLLLIGVAVNALFLSGIGFLSYIARDPQARSITFWNLGTLSGANWQAVQMVAVFSVSGLILSYFLGKKLNTLILGNDEASYLGINVNSLKYQVLIINVIMVSVATSFVGVIGFVGLIVPHIIRMISGSDIRKLIIFGSLFGAIFLCFADLVARLLLSPAELPIGIVTSFVGVPVFIILLRKSNYFF from the coding sequence ATGTTTTTTACAAAACGAGATAGCTTTTTATTGATTACGCTACTATTATTGCTAGTTGTGGTTTTCTTATTATCCATAGGATTGGGAGCAGTTAAAATTTCACTTGATGAGATTTTATCCTCGTTTTCTAATTTCTTTTATGGAAATGAATTTACAACCTTGAACGAACGAATTTTTATTGATATAAGATTACCAAGATCAGTTCTAAGTGTTTTAGTTGGTGCTACATTAGCAGTAGGAGGAATTTTGGTTCAAGCACTATTTAGAAATCCAATCGTAGAACCTGGCTTAATAGGAACTTCAAGTGGAGCAGCTTTTGGCGCTTCATTTTTTATTGTATTGGGAAATACTTTTGCTTTTGCAACTAACAATATTTCGTTACCATTAATTGCTTGTATCGGTGGAATAATTGGAACATTTTTGGTTTTTTCGTTATCTAAAATTAACGGAAACAACAACTCGGTAACAGTTTTGTTATTAATTGGAGTTGCTGTAAATGCATTGTTTTTAAGTGGAATTGGATTTCTGTCTTATATAGCTCGTGATCCACAAGCACGTTCTATTACATTTTGGAATTTAGGAACACTTTCAGGAGCTAATTGGCAAGCAGTTCAAATGGTGGCTGTTTTTTCTGTTTCAGGTTTAATTTTATCCTATTTTTTAGGAAAGAAATTGAATACTTTAATTCTTGGAAACGATGAAGCTAGCTATTTAGGAATCAACGTGAATTCATTAAAATATCAAGTTTTAATCATTAATGTTATTATGGTTTCGGTAGCTACATCATTTGTTGGAGTTATTGGTTTTGTGGGATTAATTGTTCCTCACATTATACGAATGATAAGTGGTTCCGATATTCGAAAACTTATTATTTTCGGTTCCTTATTTGGTGCTATTTTTCTTTGCTTTGCCGATTTGGTTGCACGACTATTATTAAGTCCGGCTGAATTGCCAATCGGAATTGTAACTTCATTTGTAGGAGTTCCAGTATTTATTATTTTATTGCGAAAATCTAATTACTTTTTTTAA
- a CDS encoding heme ABC transporter ATP-binding protein, protein MLTTKNLSVGIANKVILENVSEAFEAGKISLIIGPNGAGKSTFIKAICGQLKLNQKGTVDYDTEVLSISELAKVRAVLSQNSKLNFPLTVRDIVMMGRYPHFNNYPSEKDKRACNEAIQFFELENFIDRNYLTLSGGEMQRVHFARVLAQIWFSEENKTRYLILDEPLTFLDVHFQYSFMYKMQELAKENNIVIIGVLHDLNLTAKFADKIMLLSQGKVIASGNKTEVLTKENILEAFKMEAKIHTVENEIFIHF, encoded by the coding sequence ATGCTTACAACTAAAAATTTATCTGTTGGTATTGCCAATAAAGTAATTCTAGAAAATGTTTCGGAAGCATTTGAAGCTGGAAAAATATCGTTAATTATTGGTCCAAATGGCGCCGGTAAATCAACTTTTATAAAAGCAATTTGCGGTCAGTTGAAGTTGAACCAAAAAGGAACAGTGGATTATGATACTGAAGTTTTATCTATTTCGGAATTAGCAAAAGTAAGAGCTGTTTTATCTCAAAATAGTAAGTTGAACTTTCCATTAACCGTTCGTGATATCGTAATGATGGGAAGATATCCGCATTTTAATAATTATCCATCGGAAAAAGATAAACGAGCTTGTAACGAAGCTATTCAGTTTTTTGAATTGGAAAATTTTATAGATAGAAATTACTTGACTTTAAGTGGAGGCGAAATGCAACGCGTTCATTTTGCTCGAGTTTTGGCTCAAATTTGGTTTTCCGAAGAAAATAAAACACGCTATTTAATTTTAGATGAACCTCTGACATTTCTAGATGTGCATTTTCAATATAGTTTTATGTACAAAATGCAAGAATTGGCAAAAGAAAATAATATTGTAATTATTGGCGTTTTACACGATTTGAATTTAACTGCAAAATTTGCCGATAAAATTATGTTGCTTAGCCAAGGAAAAGTAATTGCATCTGGAAATAAAACCGAAGTCTTGACTAAAGAAAATATATTGGAAGCTTTTAAAATGGAAGCAAAAATCCATACAGTAGAAAACGAAATCTTCATTCATTTTTAA
- the era gene encoding GTPase Era gives MMHKAGFVNIIGNPNVGKSTLMNALVGERLSIITSKAQTTRHRILGIVNGDDFQIVFSDTPGIIKPAYELQSSMMDFVKNAFEDADVLIYMVEIGEKELKDEAFFKRIIHANIPVLLLLNKIDKSNQEHLEEHVNLWKEKVPNAEIIPISALEKFNVQTVFDRIIDLLPESPPFYPKDALTDKPERFFVNEIIREKILLNYDKEIPYAVEIETEEFKEDDDIIRIRAVIMVERDTQKGIIIGHKGAAIKKVGIQAREDLEKFFGKQIFLETYVKVNKDWRTNERQLKRFGYNQKK, from the coding sequence ATCATGCATAAGGCAGGCTTCGTAAATATTATTGGCAATCCTAACGTAGGAAAGTCAACCCTGATGAACGCATTAGTGGGCGAACGATTGTCTATTATTACTAGTAAAGCACAAACAACTCGTCATAGAATTCTTGGAATTGTAAACGGAGACGATTTTCAAATTGTGTTTTCCGACACTCCAGGAATTATAAAACCCGCTTATGAGTTACAAAGTTCCATGATGGATTTTGTAAAGAATGCTTTTGAGGATGCTGATGTTTTAATTTATATGGTTGAAATAGGAGAGAAGGAGTTAAAAGATGAAGCATTTTTTAAGCGTATTATTCATGCTAATATTCCAGTTTTATTATTATTAAATAAGATTGATAAATCGAATCAAGAGCATTTAGAAGAGCACGTTAATTTATGGAAAGAAAAAGTGCCAAATGCAGAAATTATTCCTATTTCGGCTTTAGAAAAATTCAATGTACAAACCGTTTTTGATAGAATTATCGATTTATTACCAGAATCGCCACCGTTTTATCCGAAAGATGCTTTAACAGACAAACCAGAGCGTTTCTTTGTAAATGAAATTATTCGTGAAAAAATATTATTAAACTACGATAAAGAAATTCCTTATGCCGTAGAAATTGAAACGGAAGAATTTAAGGAAGATGATGATATTATCCGAATTCGTGCCGTAATTATGGTAGAGCGTGATACTCAAAAAGGAATCATAATTGGTCACAAAGGTGCAGCTATTAAAAAAGTAGGAATTCAAGCAAGAGAAGATTTAGAGAAATTCTTTGGAAAACAAATCTTTTTAGAAACTTACGTGAAAGTAAATAAAGATTGGCGTACCAATGAAAGACAGTTAAAACGTTTTGGTTACAATCAAAAAAAATAA